A window of the Sulfurospirillum tamanense genome harbors these coding sequences:
- a CDS encoding DUF269 domain-containing protein, producing the protein MSELKTLYMKTLVGQVRALDGFGAWSKLDDAQLLTMKYVKTKEDLRNVPLIADIDEGIIKDIRVLYQALALAFETKTNHVATVVLEMSHEGFGRVVVVTDTQVLFTKYFKDAHRFSFRTLEKLEEEGEKMLLRALEIYQKESACV; encoded by the coding sequence GTGAGTGAGCTAAAAACCCTTTACATGAAGACCCTTGTGGGTCAAGTGCGCGCCCTAGACGGGTTTGGCGCGTGGTCAAAGCTAGATGACGCTCAACTGCTTACCATGAAATACGTCAAAACCAAAGAGGATTTAAGAAATGTGCCCCTCATTGCCGACATTGACGAAGGCATCATTAAAGACATTCGCGTGCTATACCAAGCGTTGGCGTTGGCCTTTGAAACCAAGACAAACCATGTTGCAACGGTGGTGTTAGAGATGAGCCACGAAGGGTTTGGGCGCGTGGTGGTGGTCACGGACACCCAAGTGCTCTTTACCAAGTACTTTAAAGACGCCCACCGTTTTTCCTTTCGCACCTTAGAAAAACTCGAAGAAGAGGGGGAGAAAATGCTCCTGCGTGCCCTTGAAATCTACCAAAAGGAGTCGGCGTGCGTGTAG
- the nifE gene encoding nitrogenase iron-molybdenum cofactor biosynthesis protein NifE has translation MQLADKSIDQTCAHVASKKPACSRPTPGATTGGCAFEGAQIALFPYADAAHLVHGPLTCLGASWETRETKTSVEGRDFTQMGFTTGMELNDVIFGGEPRLAKAIAYIVEAYAPEAVFVYTTCVSALVGDDVNATCKEAALTHGIPVVPVHAPGFVGSKNLGSRLGAMDVLKNLIGTKEPQFSTPYDINLIGEYNVTGDMWQYTALLEELGIRVLSTLSGDGRVAKIRTAHRAKLNVIVCAKSLNAVCERMEKEYGIPYISVSFYGKRDTSDALLQIAHALGDEALMERTKALVAREEALVEAKLLPFKTKLTGKKAVLNTGGNKSWSIASALQDLGVEVVGTSVRKATEEDKEKARKYLGENGVLMENPGAEQANLIKERGAHLLLAGGRSLYTAIKQRVAFVDVNQEKKVSYGAYNGLVNLAHDVIKAIENPVFDVVGRRAPWEQ, from the coding sequence ATGCAGCTAGCAGACAAATCCATCGACCAGACATGCGCCCATGTCGCTTCTAAAAAGCCCGCCTGTAGCCGTCCCACGCCTGGGGCTACCACGGGCGGATGCGCCTTTGAAGGCGCGCAGATTGCCCTGTTTCCTTACGCGGACGCGGCGCACTTAGTGCATGGCCCATTGACCTGTCTAGGTGCTTCGTGGGAAACCCGCGAAACCAAGACAAGTGTGGAAGGCCGTGATTTTACCCAGATGGGATTTACCACGGGCATGGAGCTTAATGATGTCATCTTTGGCGGCGAACCGCGCCTTGCTAAGGCTATCGCGTACATCGTAGAAGCGTATGCGCCTGAAGCGGTGTTTGTCTACACCACCTGTGTTTCAGCCTTGGTGGGGGACGATGTAAACGCTACATGTAAAGAAGCCGCACTAACGCACGGCATCCCCGTCGTTCCTGTACACGCGCCTGGCTTTGTAGGAAGTAAAAACCTCGGTTCTCGTCTTGGCGCGATGGATGTCCTTAAAAATCTCATTGGCACCAAAGAACCCCAATTTTCCACGCCCTATGACATCAATCTCATTGGTGAGTACAACGTTACGGGCGACATGTGGCAGTACACCGCGCTACTTGAAGAGCTTGGCATTCGCGTCCTCTCTACTCTTAGTGGTGATGGTCGCGTGGCAAAGATTCGCACCGCGCACCGCGCAAAACTCAACGTCATCGTTTGCGCCAAGTCCCTTAATGCCGTGTGTGAACGCATGGAAAAAGAGTATGGGATTCCTTACATTTCCGTCTCCTTTTACGGCAAGCGCGACACTAGCGATGCCTTGCTTCAAATCGCCCATGCCTTGGGTGATGAGGCTTTGATGGAGAGAACCAAAGCCCTTGTAGCCAGAGAAGAAGCCCTTGTGGAAGCCAAACTGCTTCCTTTTAAAACAAAACTCACAGGCAAAAAAGCCGTCTTAAACACAGGGGGCAACAAGTCGTGGTCGATTGCTTCGGCACTCCAAGATTTGGGCGTTGAGGTCGTGGGAACTAGCGTGCGTAAAGCCACCGAAGAAGACAAAGAAAAAGCCAGAAAGTACCTTGGAGAAAACGGGGTGCTCATGGAAAACCCTGGTGCCGAACAAGCCAACCTCATCAAAGAGCGCGGTGCTCATCTTTTGCTTGCAGGAGGTCGTAGCCTTTACACTGCCATCAAACAGCGGGTCGCTTTTGTGGACGTGAATCAAGAAAAAAAGGTTTCATATGGGGCGTACAACGGCCTTGTAAACCTTGCCCATGATGTCATCAAAGCCATCGAAAACCCCGTATTTGACGTGGTGGGAAGGAGGGCACCGTGGGAGCAATAA
- the nifN gene encoding nitrogenase iron-molybdenum cofactor biosynthesis protein NifN: protein MGAIMQTKPLHVNPLKLSQPMGATLAFLGVDGCMPLMHGAQGCASFTKVFFTRHFQDPIAIQTTAVTDITAVLDGGAKGIAEAVENITKKVNPALIGLFTTGLTETKGDDIKGAASGLSLPVVYVNTPDYEGALESGWALSVSAMITQLTTPTAQIQKGKVALLPHVGMSALELERLKECIASFGLSVVALPDISLSLDGHLGEKQTALSSGGTTVEEIKELGTCEAVITVGASMEGCAKALRAKNPAITPLHVSHLGGLVATDSFIAMLMSLSGNAPTPTLKRWRARLQDALLDTHEMVGGKNVALIGEPDEIVGYGALLQEAGAKLACVIGATSSTNLESLGGVVGDFEDLEHRMEGIDVVIGNFHAKAIAKRFGVPLVVRGFPSWGTVGGALNHSVLYEGGAQSLFRVANVCEKDH, encoded by the coding sequence GTGGGAGCAATAATGCAAACAAAACCCTTACATGTAAACCCCTTAAAGCTTTCCCAGCCCATGGGGGCGACCTTGGCGTTTTTGGGCGTGGATGGGTGTATGCCGCTCATGCACGGGGCGCAAGGGTGTGCGTCTTTTACTAAAGTTTTCTTTACCCGCCATTTTCAAGACCCTATTGCCATCCAAACCACCGCCGTGACGGACATCACCGCCGTGTTGGACGGAGGCGCTAAAGGTATCGCTGAAGCGGTAGAAAACATCACCAAAAAAGTAAACCCCGCCCTCATCGGGCTTTTTACCACGGGTCTGACTGAAACCAAGGGAGACGACATCAAGGGTGCTGCTAGCGGGCTTAGCTTGCCTGTGGTGTATGTCAACACGCCCGATTACGAAGGGGCACTTGAGAGCGGATGGGCGCTGAGTGTGAGTGCCATGATTACGCAACTCACCACACCAACTGCACAAATCCAAAAAGGAAAAGTCGCGCTGTTGCCGCATGTAGGCATGAGCGCACTTGAACTTGAACGCCTCAAAGAGTGCATTGCCTCTTTTGGCTTAAGCGTCGTCGCTTTGCCCGACATCTCTTTGTCTCTTGATGGGCACTTGGGCGAAAAACAAACCGCCCTAAGCAGTGGCGGTACAACGGTAGAAGAGATTAAAGAGCTAGGAACGTGCGAAGCGGTCATCACCGTGGGCGCGTCCATGGAAGGGTGCGCCAAAGCCTTGCGCGCTAAAAATCCTGCCATCACACCTTTACATGTAAGCCATCTGGGCGGGCTTGTGGCTACAGACAGCTTTATCGCCATGCTTATGAGCCTCTCAGGCAACGCACCCACGCCCACCCTTAAACGGTGGCGTGCGCGGCTTCAAGATGCGCTTTTGGACACCCATGAAATGGTGGGTGGCAAAAACGTGGCACTCATCGGCGAACCCGATGAGATAGTGGGCTATGGGGCACTGCTTCAAGAAGCGGGCGCGAAACTTGCCTGTGTCATCGGAGCGACATCTAGCACGAACCTAGAAAGCCTTGGTGGCGTCGTGGGGGATTTTGAAGATTTGGAACACCGCATGGAGGGAATCGATGTGGTGATAGGCAACTTTCACGCCAAGGCCATCGCCAAGCGTTTTGGTGTGCCATTAGTGGTGCGAGGGTTTCCCAGCTGGGGAACCGTAGGCGGCGCGCTTAATCACAGCGTCTTATACGAAGGCGGTGCACAGAGTTTGTTTCGCGTTGCTAATGTGTGTGAAAAAGACCACTAG
- a CDS encoding flavodoxin codes for MRVGVFYGSCSGITGNVARKIAEAFEADEVVNMEEDFDSVDQLLAYELLFLGSSTWGQGDVQRDWVDPLLEIGDEELDFSGKTVALFGAGDAKTHGEHFVSALGKMYDLFKERGASFVGFFPTEGYVFEASLAIKEGMFCGLPIDEVNEPEKTQARIEAWIAKVKEEIGK; via the coding sequence GTGCGTGTAGGTGTATTTTACGGAAGTTGTAGTGGCATCACGGGCAATGTGGCCCGTAAGATTGCCGAAGCATTTGAGGCGGATGAAGTGGTGAACATGGAGGAGGATTTTGACTCCGTTGACCAGCTTCTTGCATATGAGCTCTTGTTTTTAGGCTCTTCTACGTGGGGGCAGGGGGACGTACAGCGTGACTGGGTTGACCCGCTTTTAGAGATTGGGGACGAGGAACTGGATTTTTCGGGCAAAACTGTCGCCTTGTTTGGGGCAGGAGATGCCAAAACCCATGGAGAACATTTTGTGAGTGCGTTGGGAAAAATGTATGACCTTTTTAAAGAACGTGGAGCCTCTTTTGTGGGATTTTTTCCTACGGAAGGTTATGTTTTTGAGGCTTCTTTGGCTATCAAAGAAGGGATGTTTTGTGGCTTGCCCATCGACGAGGTGAACGAGCCTGAAAAAACGCAAGCACGCATAGAAGCGTGGATTGCCAAAGTCAAAGAGGAGATAGGGAAATGA
- a CDS encoding nitrogen fixation protein NifZ has product MKPLRVAEEAMVTSSTKDEILSKFHIGQKVRLVKDIRNDGTFPYAKIGEILVRAGDEGFVRDVGDFLQTIRVYEVNFMGANHIYGCREFELEALEEDVYKKEVEEELAWIKRHRETQSKQKES; this is encoded by the coding sequence ATGAAGCCCTTGCGTGTAGCTGAAGAGGCGATGGTGACCTCTTCGACCAAGGATGAGATTCTTTCAAAGTTTCACATCGGTCAAAAGGTACGCCTTGTTAAAGACATCCGCAATGATGGCACTTTTCCTTACGCAAAAATAGGTGAGATTTTGGTGCGGGCGGGAGATGAGGGCTTTGTGCGCGATGTGGGGGATTTCTTGCAAACCATCCGTGTGTACGAAGTGAACTTCATGGGCGCCAATCATATCTATGGGTGCCGTGAATTTGAACTGGAAGCTTTAGAAGAAGATGTGTACAAAAAAGAAGTAGAAGAAGAGCTCGCGTGGATTAAGCGTCACCGCGAAACCCAATCTAAACAAAAGGAGAGTTGA
- a CDS encoding 2Fe-2S iron-sulfur cluster binding domain-containing protein produces the protein MRTRVEIMNDFLAINVEPGKTIQDIVEASGSALPFGCRDGECGTCAVSIEQGMEYLSPVTPKEVKVVKEVLVGTGFTTEKIRLSCQMKVDKPNGLIRIKY, from the coding sequence ATGAGAACACGTGTTGAGATTATGAATGACTTTTTGGCCATCAACGTAGAACCAGGCAAAACCATCCAAGACATCGTTGAAGCCTCAGGAAGCGCGCTTCCTTTTGGGTGTCGTGATGGTGAGTGCGGTACCTGTGCAGTTTCCATTGAGCAAGGCATGGAGTACTTAAGTCCTGTGACCCCCAAGGAAGTCAAGGTTGTTAAGGAAGTTCTTGTTGGGACTGGATTTACAACGGAAAAAATCCGTCTGTCGTGCCAGATGAAAGTGGACAAACCTAACGGTTTGATTCGCATCAAGTACTAA
- a CDS encoding nitrogenase-stabilizing/protective protein NifW, which translates to MSKVEDFYQISDAEEYFEFFNLAYDSALLDVKRSHIMRRFGKMLQKARQIPASSEEERLKYYKFALLSAYKEFESGHAPSAAEIWDMDGRTLPCQSCKSACLEEGNEALACS; encoded by the coding sequence ATGAGCAAGGTGGAGGATTTTTACCAAATCAGCGATGCGGAAGAGTATTTTGAATTTTTTAACCTCGCGTATGATAGCGCGCTGTTGGATGTCAAGCGTTCACACATCATGCGCCGATTTGGAAAAATGCTCCAAAAAGCGCGCCAAATCCCCGCTTCCAGCGAGGAAGAACGCCTAAAGTACTACAAGTTTGCCCTTTTAAGTGCGTACAAAGAGTTTGAGTCTGGCCACGCTCCAAGTGCGGCAGAAATCTGGGATATGGACGGGCGCACACTGCCTTGCCAAAGTTGTAAAAGTGCGTGTTTGGAGGAAGGCAATGAAGCCCTTGCGTGTAGCTGA
- the nifX gene encoding nitrogen fixation protein NifX has translation MKVAFATKDLEMINDHFGWAKQFAVYEITPEGYTCLGAVETKEEIEEEADKINAKIEALKGVSIIYCEAIGPTAAARVIQSRMHPMKVSEPTSIETTAAALVKMLSTNPPPWIRRILLKEVGSE, from the coding sequence ATGAAAGTTGCCTTTGCTACGAAAGATTTGGAGATGATTAACGACCACTTTGGGTGGGCGAAACAGTTTGCGGTGTATGAGATTACACCCGAGGGATACACCTGTTTGGGTGCGGTAGAAACTAAGGAAGAGATCGAAGAAGAAGCCGACAAAATCAACGCCAAAATCGAAGCGTTAAAAGGCGTTTCTATCATCTACTGTGAAGCCATCGGGCCAACGGCGGCGGCGCGGGTGATTCAATCACGGATGCATCCCATGAAAGTGAGTGAGCCAACCTCCATCGAGACCACCGCAGCAGCGCTAGTTAAAATGTTAAGCACCAATCCCCCGCCGTGGATTCGTCGCATTTTACTCAAGGAGGTAGGCAGTGAGTGA